The Nymphaea colorata isolate Beijing-Zhang1983 chromosome 7, ASM883128v2, whole genome shotgun sequence DNA window TAGAATCAACCCatagtttttcaaatttcttaGAACTCTAAGTGATTTTTggtttaattttaaattattcaaaCAAAATTCTGAACTTCTGATTTTTCGGCTCCATGAATTTTTTGTTCCCTACAGGAAATAGGTAACTATCTGTTACCTTTGGGTTGTTAAATTATAAATACGGGAAGCCAttctaaaaaagaaattgtCCACGCTATCAAAATATGGTTAACCAACTCTTTCCAATGGGCTCAATTACAAAAGTGTCGAAATTGGTTTTGGTTGTCACCTTAATTAAGTCACAACACCAGTGGGTTGGTTGGTGTTTCTATTACCATCTCCTTTGCTTTGGTTGTTGTGCGTCTCAAACTCCTTCACTTTTGTTCCCTGCAATTTTTTAACTTTGTGTTCACCTCAACTTCTCCTTTGGTTAGGTTCTCATTGTTAGAACTctcaacttcaaaatgaaactgttttttgtttcttcatcttaCTGTGACATTGAATTGTTGGTGGTTTCATTTTTAGATGAGCTAGTAGTCTGTGACATAGTTGGTGGCTGCTAGTTTGTGGAAACCGTTCTACCAAGGACAAGTTGGTGGATGGCTGGTGAAACAATTTTAGTTGTGTAGAGATctcaacttcaaaattttagtaaTGAGAAAGCTCAGTACTGGAGTGTTGTCATGAAATGAGGAAGACTTTCCAttgaggaatgaaatcataaacAAGAAGATCTGAGCCTCTAGTAATAAAACTTTCAAGTAGGGCTGGGCATAAAaattgggcatcgggccaggctgGGCCAGCCCGATTATCATGAATCAAGTTAGGCCTGACTGAACTAAAACTAGGCCCATTACCCGTCCCATTAGGagttgggccgggccgggccgggcctgtcCCATGGATTAATGGGTACCAGGCCGTTCTGGCCTGGCCCCatatttattaatatttttttataaacccACCATTGAAGGTGGGCAGGGACCACACAAATGAGACGGTTTAAATTTGTGATAAAAACATGCCTTGGTTTAAATTTAACAAAAGCACTCATTTGTATGTGTTGGGTTGAGTTCCGGAACTGAGTTAAAAATTGACTACATTTTTTTATAAGAGGAATCAACCATACGCAAAAAGTATTTCggtctttttccattttccaacTCTGGTGAAGACAGATTTAATTAAAATGCTATCCAAGTAGTTAAACATAGAGTTATTAATAGCCAATGAAGGAAGGAATTTCTGGTTTTCATGGAATGATCTTCAGAACTATTTTAGAGTGGACAGCACTTACATGGCCAACTATATTTGCAATATGTAATGGCAACAATTGCACTGTTGAAAATCACAATGCACCTCTCATTACCAAACAAGAAGCATTCAAACTTAAGTTGCCTAAATTACCAGACTGACATGTACATGTGGCTATTCTTTGAAAAAGAGGTGAAACAACGTGATTCACTTAAACCCGTGACAGGAAAATCCAATGCTGTTGTGGTCGTCGCCATGGCCCTTTCTCCTTGGAAGTGTGGTGTTGTAAAAGCTCTACTCCATGAAAATATAAATCACATACCTGAACCCCAACCGAAACCACTTAGAGCTGAACAAGGCCATTACTAACCAACTGCAATTTGATACAGGATTCGTATGCAcattttgcatcatattttTGAACTAAAGCATTCAGATTACACAAATATTAGTACCTAAAACTGAACTTGCTGCAAGGAATATTTGCAGTAACAGGAAGAGTAGAGCAGCATTAACCAGGACCATCCACAGTCGAGTCAGAACCAAAATGTTTCTTAATGTCTTCAAAGGAGACAGTTGCAGAACCTCTCCTTTTAGCCTTCTGCTGAGAAGGATGTTCTCTCCAGCCAGTCATGTAAAAGACCTGAAAAGGGCAGAATGGTATCAAAACCAAAAGCCTAATATTGACCAGAGAAGTGTCTCGAGATAATCAAACCTGAAATGTCGCTGGGACAGTCCCATCCTCAGCTGCAAACATGGACTGGTAAACAGCAGCAGTTGCCAAAGCAGTTTCTCTCTTTAAAATCTAAACAAATTTTAACGGCAGATCAAATGTTCAAAACGCATTAGCAGTTATCAAATACAGAAAGGAGTTTAGATTACTCATAGACTCTCACATGATTTCTCTGCAAGAGTGCATTTGTTTCCCCCATTTCCCGAAGATGCTCAATGAGCTCCAAAGCTGGCAGACAAtaacagcaaaaaaaaggaTGCTGAATGAACTAAAATGAAATTCTACTGTTTCATAAATACTTATAATTCTAATACATACATGATTAACAAGAATGTGGTAAAAAAGAAAGTGTCAACAAATACACAGAAAATTATAAAGCATATAATATTACATTGTCATAAGCATCTACATACCACCAAAACTGCCACCATAAACCACATTCACAAATcccaataaaagaaaacatgttaatgaagaaaatttcaGCACAATTAAAAGTCATGTGATAACTTTTGAAAAACCATGAGCAAGATTTGGCATGTACAGAAGGTATATAGATGTGAGCCACGTGAAACACCAATTTTCACACAAATGTTAGAAAGGGATATATTCAGAAAATGATCGTTCCATTGAAGACTGCACTTCAAGCATACAAGTACTAGTCGCTATGCAAAGAAATAgcaaataataaaattattatgAAAATAACACGTTAGAAAAAGAAATACAGGTGTCAGTTCCACAGTTATTAAATATTGGCAAACTTTTGGATTTCATGCAAAATACCAGGATTGCTTCAGccaatttttttcattccatATGCCATATTCTCAAAATGCCAGCCtaaatcatatttttgttgttaacaACAAACGGTTAAAACATTTGAATCAAACTCATTTGGTAAAAACCTCACATAGTAGTTTTGACCGACATTCATTTAACAGCCTATTTAATAGCTTAAACCTCATTCGATGAAAATCACATAATTCAGTAACCTATTTAATGGCTGAAGCTCAGCTCAAGTAACTGCATCGTGTGAACCCCTCGTGTCCACTATATGTTGCTTGAAGTAAAGAAGACAAAGGtattcaattcatacaaaatgcAGTTTTAGTCGTACACAAAACATGAAAGTTTTAAGTAATTATTAGTGtctcattattaaaaatttctattcttttccAGAGAAAATcatcttttcaaaaatcttCCAAGAGTTTCTCTTGccaaaaattttctaaaatcaagATTTGTGATTCAGACCTTCACCAGAACTCTGATGTTTCATTAGATACATAACATgatgtacataatatataaagTGTGTTTAGGATATCCAAGTATAAGACTGAATCACAAGTTCGCAAAATATGAAAAGATCAGAGAATTAAATGAACACATTGAAAAGGCAGCTAATTGCATGTACCACTATCATATCTGACAACATACTCATCAACATCAACACCTGGAAGAGTGAAACCTGCTCTTGTCAACAGATTACCAGCATCCCTAACCTGAAGGCAAGTCCTTGTAAGTGTCATCAGCTATagcatgaaaaaaaggcaaGAAGGAAACACACATCTTCAAGTAATCTACTCGTGATATTATGTAGAGCACATTTAATGGtgtaatataaaaaaacattataattGAGTTGCTTAATCTTATCACATGTAACAgtttaatttcataatttttttcatttattcatAGAATTAtcataaaagaaattatatttacaTTAGAAATTGTATTCTAGGGTCTTTCTTATATCATGTTTTGAAAAGAGGCAGTTCATTTTGGCTGCttatatatgagaaaagaaTTAACCACACCTCTTTTAATTAGTAGCTATTTTAGATCCCAAGCAAAAAGAAATATACTAGCgagtgtttttcattgacttaaATTGATAGGTGAGTTGAATACATTTACCAGGTAGGGACCTACTATAAAGAGCATAGACCAATGTGTGcaaatacacacacaaacacacgcaCACAGACTCTTCATTTTCTGTTCTTGATATGCTTAATTTGCTAATTTTTTATCACAAGCATAAGGCCAGCAATAAcatgttagaaacttagaataTACTAGCCAAGGAATACAGAAGTTTCCTAAGTGCAGCAACAAACCTGTGCTAGAGGAGAATTTCGAGGACTGATACCCCCCTCCCTTTCCATTTGTGCCACAGTACATGCAATTCTTAGCTCCCTGTGGTAAAGAAGGTCTTGAAACTTCAAATTGTGGTTGCAAAGTAAGTGCTGATGCAtaaatttgagagagagaatgatagaGAGGATAACTCAAAAGAGAAAACTAATAATAACTTAAGTGTTTCTCCTCCCAGAATAGCAGCCAAAAATAGTCCGTCAGGCTTCAAAGCTAATCTACTCTGCCAAAAAATGTCACCAATGATCACTAGCATATTGGAGTGGGTAgataaaattttccaaaagaagaaaaaaataattgatgaaaaagaattacTTGTATCATGGCTCCAGGAAGATCGTTAGTCCAATGAAGCCCCAAACAACTTACAATTAAATCTAAAGAGCttcagcaaataaaaaaaaaaaaattattagctaaacaaaaaatgaggaaCTTCAAAATTCGATATCAAACTAGACTCTATGAAATGTTTCAACAGAAAACATACTCCGCATGGAAAATTTATCCATACCTTTCCTTAAATGGCAAAAATTCTTCATCGCCCACAAGAAAGAATGTTTTCATAGTAGAATCACATGCACCTTCAACATCTCTGCACTTTCTGATCATGTCATATGACATATCCATCATAAAAAGCTCTTGAACCCCACCTGACAAAATacaatttctttaattttgaaagaGTATGTTAGTCGACAAAAAACAAGGAAAGTTACATGAAATATTAAAGCATCACTAAACGTAATCGCCTTTCTTTGTCTTGATAATCATGTTAGCGATCCATCCGCTCACACTCAACTTGAAATCCCTAAGTTTTAGGGCTTCTCCTTATTGAAAAGTAGATAAATCCAGAAACGCAGTATCACCTCAGCATTTTACCATCATAATAAAGGACAATCTGTCAAAAAATGTCTTGCAGGTAGCATCTGAACAATTGTATAGAGTCATCGTTAAATGGAAAATTCTCTTTGGTCACCCTAAATGTAGAATTTAAAATTCCATGTTAAGGACACTGCAGTTTTTATTGTTCAAAATATAGCACCCAATTCCTTCACCAGTTCACCTTCAACAAATCCACCCAACCATAAGATATAGGGACGGCAAGAACCATTTTAAGCTTAGTTTTGGGATAAGAACAGAATAACGAAAGCATTAGCTGGCAACCCCAAGATAGAACTAGAAATGGTCACCTGCATTGAGTAATCATAGACGGAAGAAGCCAACAGCAAAATCATAAACAAAAGTCACCAGTAACTAGCAAGCACCCATGTCTAAACAGGAAATTGTTACATCAAATGGCACAGCAGTGATTACCACGTCCATGGAGCGTACGTCTCACAGCTGCTAAGGATCCTCCCAAGCACAGTGCAGTGGAAAATGATCGTTTACAGTCCTGTACAAGTCAAAATTGTCAAGATCTTTTGAACTTCCTAGGTCGTACTAACTAAAGACTATCTCTATAGATACACATACAGTAAGTGAATATCTGTATGAACAAACACATAGAGGTTCATCAAACGTGTAAATTGACAAGCAGTTGGTACAGAGGTTTTGTAATGAGACAACATTCTCTAATTTAAAGCATGATTTTCATTGGCATATTAGATACCTTTTAAAAATCTCAATGGAAACTTAGTTTACTAGTGTTCACGACAAAATTTACATCCAGTATGAACTGTTTAGTAGCTTAAACTTCTACACATTAGCtgtcaaaaaataagaaatgttGAAGAAGAGAATCGTCCATTTCTCAATACTAATCCTTTTGAGTGACCAGATTAGCCAGGGGAAATATATGATCCTTTCATTACAATAATATTCATCAGAAGTTTTTTGAAATAAGATAAAACACTTGATGGTGGATTTTTGTTcatcttgaaaaggaaaaggaatatATTCATCAACATATTTGTTCGGCATTGAAGGCCAAATGCCCAAAATCCTGTCAGGTCACCTGCTCCTCACCTGCAATCGATCCAGAAGGTTTTCTGCAACCGCATCGACTAAGGCATCTTTGCTCCCCATCAACCATGCTGCTCGATCACGCTGCACCCAATACTCGACGATTAATGGGAAGCCATTCCCGCGTTGCTTTCGATCAAGTTACAACTAATTATAGCAAGAACgccacaagaaaacaaaagagaaagggcaTACTTGCTTCCTCTTGAGATCCCGGTCGAAGATCTTGATCTTCGAGGGCTGGAACTCGGGGTCTCCTGAAGCAGCACCGACAAAGAAGCGCGTTGAAGGAAAGTGGGGAAGGAGG harbors:
- the LOC116256975 gene encoding putative methyltransferase At1g22800, mitochondrial isoform X3, which encodes MHPLFRLVRRTSTLLPHFPSTRFFVGAASGDPEFQPSKIKIFDRDLKRKQRDRAAWLMGSKDALVDAVAENLLDRLQDCKRSFSTALCLGGSLAAVRRTLHGRGGVQELFMMDMSYDMIRKCRDVEGACDSTMKTFFLVGDEEFLPFKESSLDLIVSCLGLHWTNDLPGAMIQSRLALKPDGLFLAAILGGETLKELRIACTVAQMEREGGISPRNSPLAQVRDAGNLLTRAGFTLPALELIEHLREMGETNALLQRNHILKRETALATAAVYQSMFAAEDGTVPATFQVFYMTGWREHPSQQKAKRRGSATVSFEDIKKHFGSDSTVDGPG
- the LOC116256975 gene encoding putative methyltransferase At1g22800, mitochondrial isoform X1; the protein is MHPLFRLVRRTSTLLPHFPSTRFFVGAASGDPEFQPSKIKIFDRDLKRKQRDRAAWLMGSKDALVDAVAENLLDRLQDCKRSFSTALCLGGSLAAVRRTLHGRGGVQELFMMDMSYDMIRKCRDVEGACDSTMKTFFLVGDEEFLPFKESSLDLIVSCLGLHWTNDLPGAMIQSRLALKPDGLFLAAILGGETLKELRIACTVAQMEREGGISPRNSPLAQVRDAGNLLTRAGFTLPGVDVDEYVVRYDSALELIEHLREMGETNALLQRNHILKRETALATAAVYQSMFAAEDGTVPATFQVFYMTGWREHPSQQKAKRRGSATVSFEDIKKHFGSDSTVDGPG
- the LOC116256975 gene encoding putative methyltransferase At1g22800, mitochondrial isoform X5 codes for the protein MHPLFRLVRRTSTLLPHFPSTRFFVGAASGDPEFQPSKIKIFDRDLKRKQRDRAAWLMGSKDALVDAVAENLLDRLQDCKRSFSTALCLGGSLAAVRRTLHGRGGVQELFMMDMSYDMIRKCRDVEGACDSTMKTFFLVGDEEFLPFKESSLDLIVSCLGLHWTNDLPGAMIQSRLALKPDGLFLAAILGGETLKGAKNCMYCGTNGKGGGYQSSKFSSSTALELIEHLREMGETNALLQRNHILKRETALATAAVYQSMFAAEDGTVPATFQVFYMTGWREHPSQQKAKRRGSATVSFEDIKKHFGSDSTVDGPG
- the LOC116256975 gene encoding putative methyltransferase At1g22800, mitochondrial isoform X4, encoding MHPLFRLVRRTSTLLPHFPSTRFFVGAASGDPEFQPSKIKIFDRDLKRKQRDRAAWLMGSKDALVDAVAENLLDRLQDCKRSFSTALCLGGSLAAVRRTLHGRGGVQELFMMDMSYDMIRKCRDVEGACDSTMKTFFLVGDEEFLPFKESSLDLIVSCLGLHWTNDLPGAMIQSRLALKPDGLFLAAILGGETLKLLLVFSFEGAKNCMYCGTNGKGGGYQSSKFSSSTALELIEHLREMGETNALLQRNHILKRETALATAAVYQSMFAAEDGTVPATFQVFYMTGWREHPSQQKAKRRGSATVSFEDIKKHFGSDSTVDGPG
- the LOC116256975 gene encoding putative methyltransferase At1g22800, mitochondrial isoform X2, which gives rise to MHPLFRLVRRTSTLLPHFPSTRFFVGAASGDPEFQPSKIKIFDRDLKRKQRDRAAWLMGSKDALVDAVAENLLDRLQDCKRSFSTALCLGGSLAAVRRTLHGRGGVQELFMMDMSYDMIRKCRDVEGACDSTMKTFFLVGDEEFLPFKESSLDLIVSCLGLHWTNDLPGAMIQSRLALKPDGLFLAAILGGETLKLLLVFSFEELRIACTVAQMEREGGISPRNSPLAQVRDAGNLLTRAGFTLPALELIEHLREMGETNALLQRNHILKRETALATAAVYQSMFAAEDGTVPATFQVFYMTGWREHPSQQKAKRRGSATVSFEDIKKHFGSDSTVDGPG